The DNA segment ACTTTCCGACACAAGCGGTTCGTAGGTCAAGTGAAGATCATCAAAAACCAAACGCGATGTCGGGTCTATGTCCTTGTAGGTAAAATTCGGATTGTTTGGATTCATGCCCTGGCTGATTATGTGTTCAGGCTGTATGGCCCACGGAAGGTAAATGTAGGACCGTCTGCCAAATCGGTACGGGCAAATCTGTGTCTTGTCGCGTGAGCAGTTAAAAACACCCTCGGCCATTTCGCTCACCGCATCCGGATCGGAGGGGCAGAAGAGCACGTTTATGTCGGTAAGGTACTCGGGATACATGGTGTGCCCCTGAAAAAAGAAGTCGAATTCTGGAAAACGCGGCCCCGCGTCGCCATCCATGTATTTGCCCGGTGGGAATGTATGGCCGTCTGCCTCGCTCGTATACATCTTGAACGACAGCCCGACCTGTTTGAGGTTGTTGGCGCAACTGGCGCGCCGCCCCGATTCGCGGGCGCGGGACAGCGCGGGCAGCAGGAGCGCCGCCAGAATCGCAATAATCCCAATCACGACCAGCAGTTCAACAAGGGTGAATCCACGGTGTTTCATAGGTTGCCTTCCTCCATCCTTCCCGATTCCCGTTCAGACACTCCCGTTCAGATACGCCTCCATCCAATCAAGCACCACGCCCATGAACTCCGCCTTGTCCAGGTCGTTCCACAGTTCGTGGTAGCCCCCCTCGAAAAGCCGCAGGGTCTTGTCAGCCGCGCCGAGGCCGGCATGCAGCTTCGTCGCCCCGGCGCAGGGCACCACCCGGTCCGCCGTACCGTGAATCACCAGCGACGGCAGGGTGATTTTTCCATAGGCCGTGTCGGCCGTCTGGATGGTCTCAAAGAACTGCGCGCCCGTGCGGGCCGCCACCTTTCCATGAAACGTGAGCGGGTCGTTGTCCGCGGCCGCCACCGCGGCCGGGTCGCGGGACAATCCCCGGTTGTCCACGCCGCCCACGGGCAGCCACGGCGCGACGGCAGACAGCACGTTGGCGAGTTTCAGCAGTATCTGCGGCACGTCGTCTGGAAAACCCAGAAAAGGACTGCTGAAAATCAGTCCGCGCGCGGGGACATCACGGGTCTGGGCGTAACGGGTAAGGACCATGCCGCCCATGCTGTGCCCCATGAGGAAGAGGGGTTCCCCGCCGATTTTATCCCGGACATGCGCCCGGTACAGGTCCAAGTCATCCAGAAAGTCGTCGAAGTGGTTGATGTAAGCACGGCGTCCGGGTGACTTCCCATGGCCCCGCTGGTCATAGGTGTGCACCGCAATGCCCGACGCGTTCAAGAAGTCCGCCAGTTCCGCATACCGTCCGCTGTGGTCGCCGAAACCGTGCAGCAGGATGAGCCGGGCGCGGACCGCGCCCTCCGGCAGCCAGTCCTGTGCGTGCAGCCCGAGTCCGTCCTTTGTGGTGAAACTGTCCTCCGTGTGCATGACGCGCTCCTTTATCGTTTTTTTCAGAGCCATGATAGCAAATGCCGCCACAGAACAAAGAACCGGCCAGGGCAAACGCGTCATAATTGCGGCGATGTGACACTCTGGCAGATTGGCGTGAGCATTTCTTCTTGCTCTTGCTCTTGCTCTTTATCTTGCTCCAAATCCCCAAACGACTCTGTTTTTCCGCACACCGCAGCCGCTTCTCCTGCCGCCGGCGTGTGCCCGGTCATTTTGAACGGCATTTCCAACACAGGGAATTTCATGGACTTTTGATGTTCAATGATATTCCCGTGGCCAATGGGCATGCCGCTCCGCTGAAACAAGAGTAGAGCAAGAGCAAGATAAAGAGCAAGAGCAAGAAAAACCGGGATGACGGGGTTGGCAGTATTTGCGCAAGCGCGGAAAAATGGGATTCAGCGGCATTTGACGCGCTTGCCCTGAAGAACCGGCGCCGCCCCATGAAAACAGGCCCCCAAAACGGGTATCATGTGGGTGCAACACCGGCCCGTCCGGGCCGCATCAAGGAGCGCATCCGCATGGCGAGCATCCCCGCACCGGCACCCGTTTCCGGCGACATGGAGTGGTTTGTCCGCGACCGTTTCGGCATGTTCATCCACTGGGGGCTGTACGCGGCGGCGGCCCGCCATGAATGGGTGCGCCACGCCGAGGAAATCCCCAACGATGCCTACGAAAAATACTTCAAGACCTTTGACCCGGACCTCTACGACCCGAAGGCGTGGGCGCGGGCCGCAAAGGCGGCGGGCATGCGCTATTTCGTCATGACCACGAAGCACCACGAGGGCTTCTGCCTGTGGGACTCGGATGAGACGGACTACAAGGCCCCCAACACCCCCGCCGGGCGCGACCTTATCCGCGAGGCCGTGGACGCCTTCCGGGCGGAGGGCCTCAAGGTGGGGTTTTATTACTCGCTCATTGACTGGCACCACCCGGACTTCACCATTGACCCGCTGCACCCCCTGCGCAACCATCCGGACGCGCAAAAGATGAACGCCGGACGCGACATGGCCCGCTACCGCGAATACATGCGCCGCCAGGTCCGCGAACTGCTCACCCGCTACGGGAAGGTGGACGTGATGTGGTTCGACTTCTCGTACCCGAAGGCGGAACTGAACGGCCTGAAAGGCAAGGGCCGGGACGACTGGGGCAGCGATGAACTGCTGCAAATGGTCCGCGAACTCCAGCCGGGCATCATCGTGGACAACCGCCTGGACCTGCCGCCGGAGCAGGCGGACATCCACACCCCCGAGCAGTACCAGCCCGCGGAATGGCCAGGCATCAACGGCGCGCCGGTGTTCTGGGAGACCTGCCAGACTTTCAGCGGCTCCTGGGGATACCACCGGGACGAGGCCACCTGGAAAAGTCCGGAGCAACTGGTGCAGATGCTGGTCAACAGCGTGGCCCTCGGCGGCAACCTGCTCATGAATGTCGGCCCCACGGCGCGGGGCCTATTCGATGACCGGGCAAAGCGCGCCCTCGAGGTGTACGCCCAATGGATGGCGCTCCACGCCCGGTCCATTTACGGCTGCACGCAAAGCGAATTCCAGGCGCCCTCGGGTTGCCGGTACACCCGGAACGGCAACCGGCTCTACCTGCACCTGTATGCGTGGCCCTTCCGCCATGTCCACCTGGAGGGGCTTGCGGACCGGGTCGAGTACGCGCAACTGCTCAACGACGCCTCGGAAATGCGCATCACCAAAGCCATGGAGCATGAGACCCTGGGTTTCCCCGCAAACCCCGGCCTGCTGACGCTGGAACTCCCCGTGAGGAGGCCCGACGTGACCGTGCCCGTGGTGGAGCTGTTTTTGAAAGACTGAACGGTCCAAGTTGTTGAACTACCCCAACCCGCGCAAAGGAGGCGCGGACAGCGACATGAAGGAAACGCACCCGATGCCCGACACCGGCCTGCCCATCCATCACCGCACCAAGAAGCGCACCGAGTACGGACCCCTCACCCGGTGCTTCGGACGCACCCTGCTAAAAGTGGCCGGTTGGCGGCTGGTGGGGGTGAACCCCGGCGTGAAAAAATGCGTGGTGGCCTGCGCGCCGCACCGGTCCTATTGGGACTTCCCCATCACCCTGGCCGCGGCGATGGCGCTGAGCCTGCCCTGCGTGTTCATGATCAAGGACACGGCGTTCCGGTGGCCCCTGGGCGTGCTGCTCCGCTGGCTCGGCGGCATTCCCGTCAACCGCCGCAGCCCCGTGGGTATTGTGGACCAGATGGTGCGGATCATCAACGAAAGCGCCAGGATTCATGTCGTCATCACGCCGGAGGGCACGCGCAAGGACGTGGACTACTGGAAACTCGGCTTCTACCGCATCGCGGTCGGGGCGGGCATCCCCATCCTCTTCGGCATCATCAATTACAGGGAGAAATGGGTCGGCGTGGACGAACTCTTTTACCCCTCCGGGGTTCTGGAGGAGGACTGGAAGGTCATCCAGGCAAAATTCGAGGAAAAGGTCGGCGTCACGCCAAAATATAGGCCCCAGGGGGACGCCCCCGGCAACACCCCGGAACGCTCCGGTGGAAGGAAACCGTCATGAACCGAACTTTGTTTTCGCTGGTGTTCCTTGCGGCGGCGCTGTTCACCGCCGTTCTTCATGCGGAGCCCTTGGACATCGGCGCGCGGCTTGAGCCGCTGGTGGACCGGTATCTGATTGACCAGTTGGACAACACGGAGCACCGGCTGCATGAGTTTTACCCGTCCGGCACGGCGCTGCGCTTTGACGCGCCGTGGGAGGGGCGCTACTGCGGCTATGTGACGGTGTTCCGGGACGGGGACCTGTGCCGGATGTATTACCGGGGCCTGCCGGACCCCAACAAAGACGGCTCGGACACGGAGGTCACATGCTACGCCGAAAGCGCGGACGGCATTGTCTGGACCAAGCCGAATCTGGGGCTTTTCGAGGTCCACGGCACACGCGAAAACAATGTCATCCTGGCGGACATGGCCCCGTACTCCCACAATTTCTCGCCCTTCCTGGACAGCCGCCCCGGCGTGGACCCGGCGGAAAAGTACAAGGCCGTCGCGGGCACGGTGGACAAGGGGCTGGCCGCCTTCGTCTCTCCGGACGGACTGCGCTGGACGATGGCAAAGGAGAAAATCATCACCCAGGGTGCCTTTGACTCGCAGAATGTCGCCTTCTGGTCGGAGGCGGAGCAGGCCTACCTCTGCTACCTCCGCTCGTGGACCGAGGGCGACTTCGGCGGCTTCCGCTGGGTGAGCCGGGCGGTCTCGAAGGATTTCTTAAACTGGGAGGCGCCGGTGGTCATGGACAAGGGCGGCGCGCCGTGGGAGCACATCTACACGAACCAGACCCAGCCCTATTACCGCGCCCCACACATTTACATCGCCGTGGCGGCGCGGTTCATGCCCGAACGGCAGGTGGTTTCCGCGGAGGAGGCCGCCGCACTGGGCATCCAGGGGGGCTACGGCAAGGACTGCTCGGACAATGTGCTCATGACCAGCCGGGGCGGCAGCCACTATGACCGCACGTTCATGGAGGGTTTCATCCGTCCGGGAATCGGCGCGGAGAACTGGACCTCGCGCACGAACTACCCGGCCTACGGCATCGTGCCGACGGGCGAAAAGGAAATGTCGCTCTACGTCCAGCACAACTACGGCCAGCCCACGGCGTATCTGGCGCGCTATGCCATCCGGCCCGACGGATTCGCGTCGGTCCGCGCGTCCTACGCCGGGGGGGGGATGACCACGAAACCCCTGCGCTTCGCCGGGGATACACTGTCTGTGAACTTCGCCACCTCCGCCGCGGGCGGGGTGCGGGTCGGGATGTTGGATGAAAACGGCGCGCCCCTGCCGGGGTTGGCCCCGGAGGACTGTGTGGAACTGGTGGGCAATTTCATTGACCGGCCCGTGCGGTGGAATTCCGGCAAAACACTGGCGGGGCTGGCGGGCGCAACCGTGCGGCTGCGCTTTGTCATGAAGGACGCCGACCTCTACGCGCTGCGTTTTGGAAACGGGGGCGAATGAGCCGAAAAACAGCACATGAACCCGTGGAGGCCGCGCCGCCCACCCCGGCGCGCATGCCCCGCCTGCGACACGCTGCGGCGGTCTTCGGCCCCGCCGTGCTGGCCGCCGTGCTGCTGTCCTGGGCCTTTCCCCGGTTCCACTGGCACCCCCTGGCCTGGGTGGCCCTCGCGCCGCTGTTCTGGCGCGCGGCCCGCTCCGCGCCCTGGGCCGCCGCCGGGCACTTCCTTCTCGCCGGGTGGCTCTTCCACTCCCTGCTCCTGCAGTGGCTCGCCGCGAACATCTTCTGGGCCGGGGGCTGGGCGCTCCTCGGCCAGCAGTTCCTCTGCCTGGCCCTCGCGCTGTTCTGGGCCGTGTGCGGCGGGCTCTGGGCGCTCCTCCGGCAAAGGTGGCCGCGCTTCGGCGGCCCCTTCACACTGGGCGCGCTTTGGGTGGTCATGGAATGGTGCCAGGCCAATCTCTTCTCCGGTTTCGGCTGGAGCGCCCTGGGCTACACCCAGGGGGCCGTGCCCGCCGTGTCGCAGTGGGCCGCCGTGGGCGGCGTGGGCCTGGTGTCCCTGCTCATTGTGCTGGTGAACGCCAACCTGGCGCTGTCCGGAAGAAAGCATCCCCTGCGGGCCGCCGCCGCCGCGCTGCTCCTGTGCGGCGCCTTTGCGGGATGGTTCATGTTCCCCCTGGTTCCGCCGCCCTTCGCGCAGTTCCGCGCGGCGCTGGTCCAGCCGATGTATTCGCAGGAGGTGAAGTGGGACCCCTTCTACGCGCCGTTCCTGCTGGACAACCTCGACGCCATGAGCCGCAGCCTGGCCGGGGGGGACCCGGCGCCGGACCTCATCGTGTGGCCGGAGGCCGCCGTGCCCGACGCGATACCGGAACCCAAAGCCGCCGGGCAGTTAAGCCGCCTCTCGAAAGAGACCGGCGCGTGGCTGCTCACGGGCTATGGCCGGTACGACCGGGAAACCCGGAACGCCTACAACTCGATGCTGGTGGTGTCGCCGGAGACGGGCGCCGGCGCGCACTATGACAAGGTGCATCTCGCGCCGTTCGGCGAGTATGTCCCCTTCGGCGAGTATGTCCCCTTTCTCAACGCCATCGCCTTCGGCGGGGTCTCGCCCGGCAAAGAGCAGCGCCTCCTCGACGCGGCGGGGCGCAAACTCGGCCCGCTGGTCTGCTTCGAGGTGCTCTTCGCGCCCATGGCGAAAAAACTCCGCGACATGGGCGCGGACTGCCTGGTGGTGGTCACCAATCTGGCGTGGTTCGGCGCGAGCAACGCCATGACCCAGGAACTGGAGATTGCGCGGTTCCGCGCCATCGAAACCCGGCTGCCCCTCATCCACTGCGCGAACAGCGGCATTTCCGGGGTCTTTGACGGGTACGGGCGGTTCACCCCCGTGTCCGCGCGGATAACCGGCAACGGCCAGTTGTACCGGTATGACCCGGATGAAATCGCCCCCGCCATGGTGCAGGGCCAGCGCATGGCGGGAGTCATTGACGTGCCGAACCCGGCGGAGCGGCCCGGGCTCCGGTTCTCCCTCGCCATGGCGGCGCTGCTGCTGTTGCTGTGGGCGGCGGACCTGACACTGGGCTGGCGGAAGGCCC comes from the Candidatus Hydrogenedentota bacterium genome and includes:
- the lnt gene encoding apolipoprotein N-acyltransferase, translated to MSRKTAHEPVEAAPPTPARMPRLRHAAAVFGPAVLAAVLLSWAFPRFHWHPLAWVALAPLFWRAARSAPWAAAGHFLLAGWLFHSLLLQWLAANIFWAGGWALLGQQFLCLALALFWAVCGGLWALLRQRWPRFGGPFTLGALWVVMEWCQANLFSGFGWSALGYTQGAVPAVSQWAAVGGVGLVSLLIVLVNANLALSGRKHPLRAAAAALLLCGAFAGWFMFPLVPPPFAQFRAALVQPMYSQEVKWDPFYAPFLLDNLDAMSRSLAGGDPAPDLIVWPEAAVPDAIPEPKAAGQLSRLSKETGAWLLTGYGRYDRETRNAYNSMLVVSPETGAGAHYDKVHLAPFGEYVPFGEYVPFLNAIAFGGVSPGKEQRLLDAAGRKLGPLVCFEVLFAPMAKKLRDMGADCLVVVTNLAWFGASNAMTQELEIARFRAIETRLPLIHCANSGISGVFDGYGRFTPVSARITGNGQLYRYDPDEIAPAMVQGQRMAGVIDVPNPAERPGLRFSLAMAALLLLLWAADLTLGWRKAHA
- a CDS encoding lysophospholipase yields the protein MHTEDSFTTKDGLGLHAQDWLPEGAVRARLILLHGFGDHSGRYAELADFLNASGIAVHTYDQRGHGKSPGRRAYINHFDDFLDDLDLYRAHVRDKIGGEPLFLMGHSMGGMVLTRYAQTRDVPARGLIFSSPFLGFPDDVPQILLKLANVLSAVAPWLPVGGVDNRGLSRDPAAVAAADNDPLTFHGKVAARTGAQFFETIQTADTAYGKITLPSLVIHGTADRVVPCAGATKLHAGLGAADKTLRLFEGGYHELWNDLDKAEFMGVVLDWMEAYLNGSV
- a CDS encoding alpha-L-fucosidase; this encodes MASIPAPAPVSGDMEWFVRDRFGMFIHWGLYAAAARHEWVRHAEEIPNDAYEKYFKTFDPDLYDPKAWARAAKAAGMRYFVMTTKHHEGFCLWDSDETDYKAPNTPAGRDLIREAVDAFRAEGLKVGFYYSLIDWHHPDFTIDPLHPLRNHPDAQKMNAGRDMARYREYMRRQVRELLTRYGKVDVMWFDFSYPKAELNGLKGKGRDDWGSDELLQMVRELQPGIIVDNRLDLPPEQADIHTPEQYQPAEWPGINGAPVFWETCQTFSGSWGYHRDEATWKSPEQLVQMLVNSVALGGNLLMNVGPTARGLFDDRAKRALEVYAQWMALHARSIYGCTQSEFQAPSGCRYTRNGNRLYLHLYAWPFRHVHLEGLADRVEYAQLLNDASEMRITKAMEHETLGFPANPGLLTLELPVRRPDVTVPVVELFLKD
- a CDS encoding 1-acyl-sn-glycerol-3-phosphate acyltransferase gives rise to the protein MKETHPMPDTGLPIHHRTKKRTEYGPLTRCFGRTLLKVAGWRLVGVNPGVKKCVVACAPHRSYWDFPITLAAAMALSLPCVFMIKDTAFRWPLGVLLRWLGGIPVNRRSPVGIVDQMVRIINESARIHVVITPEGTRKDVDYWKLGFYRIAVGAGIPILFGIINYREKWVGVDELFYPSGVLEEDWKVIQAKFEEKVGVTPKYRPQGDAPGNTPERSGGRKPS